The Tenacibaculum jejuense genome includes a window with the following:
- a CDS encoding SDR family oxidoreductase, with product MNNKQISILGCGWLGLPLAEFLIDKGYTVKGSTTSQTKEKTLKERNIIPFVFKLGESYDKTLMNDFFSDSEVIIINFPPKRIPNIFNVYQEQIKEVLPYIKPEQKVIFVSSTSVYQNTNDWVIETIENKPEKESGKAVLAVEQLLQAHLKNNLTILRLAGLIGYDRVPGRFLAKKKEVSNGKAPINVIHQDDCIGLIYAIISENAWGTVINGCADEHPLRETFYTLAAEKEGLIPPEFKASDSIEFKKISNTKSKTLLKYNYKYPDPLILVS from the coding sequence TTGAACAATAAACAAATTAGCATATTAGGATGTGGATGGCTTGGTTTGCCTCTAGCAGAATTTTTAATCGATAAAGGTTATACCGTAAAAGGTTCTACAACATCGCAAACAAAGGAAAAAACACTTAAAGAGCGTAATATTATTCCTTTCGTGTTTAAATTAGGTGAATCGTATGATAAAACTTTGATGAATGATTTCTTTTCAGACAGTGAAGTAATTATCATCAATTTTCCTCCTAAGCGTATTCCTAATATTTTCAATGTATATCAAGAACAAATCAAAGAAGTATTACCATATATAAAACCAGAGCAAAAAGTAATTTTTGTTAGTTCTACTTCTGTATATCAAAATACAAACGATTGGGTTATAGAAACCATAGAAAACAAACCTGAAAAAGAATCAGGAAAAGCCGTTTTAGCTGTTGAACAACTTTTACAAGCGCATCTAAAAAATAATCTTACTATTCTTCGTTTAGCTGGACTCATTGGTTATGATAGAGTTCCAGGACGTTTTTTAGCAAAGAAAAAAGAAGTTTCAAATGGTAAAGCTCCAATTAATGTAATTCATCAAGACGATTGTATCGGATTAATTTATGCTATTATTTCTGAAAATGCTTGGGGAACTGTAATTAATGGTTGTGCTGATGAACATCCGTTACGAGAAACTTTTTATACTTTGGCTGCTGAAAAAGAAGGATTAATTCCTCCTGAATTTAAAGCATCTGATAGTATTGAATTTAAAAAAATATCAAACACAAAAAGTAAAACATTACTAAAGTATAACTATAAATATCCAGACCCTTTAATTCTTGTTTCATAA
- the cobA gene encoding uroporphyrinogen-III C-methyltransferase: MQKINIIGAGPGDPELLTVKAHKLITDADVILHDNLVSTEILALNTAAEKIYVGRKFGDKSDQISRQDRINQLLHEHYLEGKKVVRLKSGDPYIYGRAAEEARYLVQHELPFEVVPGITASIAAANRLNIPITERNHSNAMLICTAHTADYSFEQLNGIAHMLKAGNTISIYMGLKSLHRIIPKLLEVCKDETIPVNAISNVSRENQQIITGTLGNIETKIAESSIPMPVVFIIGATPIY; this comes from the coding sequence ATGCAGAAGATTAATATTATAGGTGCCGGTCCAGGAGATCCAGAATTACTTACTGTTAAAGCTCATAAACTAATTACAGATGCTGATGTTATTTTACACGACAACTTAGTTTCTACAGAAATTTTAGCTTTAAATACTGCTGCTGAAAAAATATATGTAGGTCGAAAATTTGGAGATAAATCAGATCAAATTAGTAGACAAGATCGTATTAATCAATTATTACACGAACATTATTTAGAAGGTAAAAAAGTAGTACGTTTAAAATCTGGCGACCCTTATATTTATGGTAGAGCTGCTGAAGAAGCTCGGTATTTAGTACAACATGAATTACCTTTTGAAGTAGTTCCTGGAATTACTGCTTCAATTGCAGCTGCGAATAGATTAAATATTCCTATTACAGAACGAAATCATTCAAATGCAATGCTTATTTGTACTGCTCATACTGCCGATTATTCTTTTGAACAACTCAATGGAATTGCGCATATGCTTAAAGCAGGAAATACGATTTCTATTTACATGGGATTAAAAAGTTTACATCGAATCATTCCTAAACTTTTAGAAGTTTGTAAAGATGAAACGATCCCTGTAAACGCTATTTCAAACGTATCAAGAGAAAATCAACAAATTATTACAGGTACTTTAGGTAATATAGAAACTAAGATAGCCGAAAGTTCTATTCCTATGCCTGTAGTTTTTATTATTGGAGCTACTCCAATCTATTAA
- a CDS encoding sirohydrochlorin chelatase: MKEGILLCGHGSRRAAAVTSFKRLVTVLRERYEDKYEVDYGFLEFNHPTYEAAVERMYLNGVRKIYALPVILFAGSHAKNDIPFELNTLQTYHDDLTISMAKHIGVSSFLLDLSVKRIKETEAKLSPVDRKDTCLIVVGRGTTDPDANSDVAKLMNMLWEGFGFGFATVGYSGTAYPNIKESLELVNKLGFKRTIVIPFFFFTGVLLERIYGAVSAMDEKSEHEYIYTDPFGTDELILKAFDERLNEAKNGIANMNCQMCKYRKQVVGFEEYLGQEQMGHHLNVKGILFEEDEKPGEKKGGFGNTIKKILGI, encoded by the coding sequence ATGAAAGAAGGAATTTTATTATGCGGACATGGTTCTAGACGAGCGGCTGCCGTTACATCGTTTAAAAGATTAGTTACCGTTTTAAGGGAACGTTACGAAGATAAATATGAAGTTGATTATGGTTTTTTAGAATTTAACCATCCGACTTATGAAGCTGCTGTAGAGCGTATGTATTTAAACGGAGTTCGTAAAATATATGCTTTACCTGTAATTTTATTCGCGGGATCACATGCTAAAAATGATATCCCTTTTGAATTAAATACGTTACAAACTTACCATGATGACTTAACCATTTCTATGGCTAAACACATTGGTGTGAGTTCTTTTTTATTGGATTTATCAGTAAAACGTATCAAAGAAACTGAAGCAAAACTTTCTCCTGTAGACAGAAAAGATACTTGTTTAATTGTGGTCGGTAGAGGTACAACAGATCCTGATGCAAATAGTGATGTTGCCAAATTAATGAATATGCTTTGGGAAGGTTTTGGTTTTGGTTTTGCTACTGTTGGTTACAGTGGAACTGCTTATCCAAATATAAAAGAGAGTTTAGAATTAGTAAATAAATTAGGATTTAAACGTACAATCGTAATTCCGTTTTTCTTCTTTACTGGTGTATTATTAGAACGTATTTATGGAGCAGTTTCTGCTATGGATGAAAAATCTGAACATGAATACATATACACAGATCCTTTTGGGACTGATGAATTAATTCTAAAAGCTTTTGATGAACGTTTAAATGAAGCTAAAAATGGTATTGCTAATATGAATTGCCAGATGTGTAAATACCGAAAACAAGTTGTTGGTTTTGAAGAATATTTAGGTCAGGAACAAATGGGACATCATTTAAATGTTAAAGGTATTTTATTTGAAGAAGATGAAAAACCTGGAGAAAAGAAAGGTGGTTTTGGAAATACAATTAAAAAGATTTTGGGAATTTAA